In Desulfomonile tiedjei DSM 6799, a genomic segment contains:
- a CDS encoding VOC family protein produces the protein MASESSAKIKCEGINQIAIVVKDLETVAKHYWNILGVGPWYIYDWEAPLVYDRKYHGKTVWAREKIALAQVGGVQLELVQPVEGPSIYQDWLDEHGEGLHHLNFLVNDVDEAAGVLAEQGFISIQSGRFEPKDQKGAYNYIDIKPLRAIWEPVHIGEVIGGTPTMFPAASEEGARGVSQESPARITCRGINQVAIVVKDVTSVAKHYWNILGIGPWYIYDWEAPLVYDRKYRGKTVWAREKIALAQVGGVQLELVQPVEGPSIYQDWLDEHGEGLQHLNFLVNDVDEAAGILAEQGFMSIQSGRFEPKDQKGAYNYIDIKALRAIWEPVHIGEVIGGTPSVFP, from the coding sequence ATGGCGTCAGAAAGCTCTGCGAAGATCAAGTGTGAAGGAATCAACCAAATAGCAATTGTAGTCAAGGATCTGGAGACTGTGGCGAAGCACTACTGGAACATCTTGGGTGTCGGACCTTGGTATATTTACGACTGGGAGGCACCGTTAGTCTACGATCGCAAGTATCACGGCAAAACTGTCTGGGCCAGGGAAAAGATAGCTTTGGCACAGGTCGGAGGTGTGCAACTTGAACTGGTCCAACCGGTTGAAGGCCCTTCTATCTATCAGGACTGGTTGGACGAACACGGAGAAGGATTGCACCATTTGAATTTCCTGGTTAACGATGTGGACGAGGCCGCGGGAGTATTGGCAGAACAAGGCTTCATAAGCATACAAAGCGGGCGTTTCGAACCCAAGGACCAGAAAGGAGCTTACAATTACATTGATATCAAGCCCCTGAGGGCGATCTGGGAACCTGTTCACATCGGGGAAGTAATTGGCGGGACGCCCACCATGTTTCCTGCAGCTTCAGAAGAAGGAGCACGCGGCGTGAGCCAGGAAAGCCCCGCGAGGATCACGTGCAGGGGAATTAACCAAGTCGCAATTGTAGTCAAAGATGTGACGAGCGTGGCGAAACACTATTGGAACATCTTGGGTATCGGGCCCTGGTACATTTACGACTGGGAGGCACCGTTAGTCTACGATCGCAAGTATCGCGGCAAAACTGTCTGGGCCAGGGAAAAGATAGCTTTGGCACAGGTCGGAGGTGTGCAACTTGAGCTGGTCCAACCGGTTGAAGGCCCTTCTATCTATCAGGACTGGTTGGACGAACACGGAGAGGGGTTACAACACTTGAATTTCCTGGTTAACGATGTGGACGAGGCCGCGGGAATATTGGCAGAACAAGGCTTCATGAGCATACAGAGCGGGCGTTTCGAACCCAAGGACCAGAAAGGAGCTTACAATTACATTGATATCAAGGCCTTGAGGGCGATCTGGGAACCCGTTCACATCGGGGAAGTAATTGGCGGGACGCCCTCCGTGTTTCCCTAA
- a CDS encoding cation:proton antiporter, giving the protein MAFSLALIIVLGLMGDYLFRRMSLPGLVGMLIVGLIVGPQILDIMSPQMMQVSADFRMIALIVILLRAGFELHKDTLNRVGRAALTMSAVPAVFEIVGVVLVGPSLLHISYLEAAILGSILAAVSPAVVVPLMIDFMDRGRGTKKGIPTLLLGASSVDDVFVIVLFTIFLGMYGGGEINVAAKLAEIPLSIGLGILVGIIPGYALVRVFQRYDWKPPKRTLLVVAVAILLTWLEHAFQKTVPIASLLGVMAIGFIILEKAEPIAHIISHKLKTVWVLAELLLFVLVGAQVNIHVAWQAGLTGTLVILVGLVFRSVGTYVSLLGTPLTWKEKLFCVVAYIPKATVQAAIGAVPLAAGVASGDVILAVAVLSILITAPLGAIGIKILGDRMLDYEERPVYRFKELRGDLKLPRVGERVRNKIDGAVWKIIEEKEKWIEVSPERIGSKNGKRLLPAIELRYWKEDASNAPGTGKTLIYRYSQVDLSFQDHWEVLYDW; this is encoded by the coding sequence ATGGCTTTCAGTTTGGCTCTTATTATTGTGCTCGGCCTGATGGGGGATTATCTGTTTCGTCGCATGAGTCTTCCCGGACTGGTTGGCATGCTCATAGTGGGACTCATCGTAGGACCCCAGATCCTCGACATCATGAGTCCTCAGATGATGCAGGTTTCGGCTGATTTCAGGATGATCGCTCTTATCGTCATCTTGCTTCGAGCGGGTTTTGAGCTTCACAAAGACACCTTGAACCGGGTTGGGCGGGCGGCTCTCACCATGAGCGCTGTTCCTGCAGTTTTCGAAATCGTCGGAGTCGTACTGGTAGGTCCTTCACTCCTTCACATCTCCTATCTTGAAGCAGCCATACTCGGCTCCATACTTGCCGCGGTTTCTCCGGCAGTCGTTGTTCCGCTCATGATTGATTTCATGGATCGCGGACGAGGAACAAAAAAAGGGATTCCCACGCTGCTCCTTGGGGCTTCCTCAGTTGACGATGTTTTCGTAATAGTACTGTTTACTATTTTTCTGGGAATGTACGGAGGCGGTGAGATCAATGTTGCTGCAAAACTGGCCGAGATTCCTCTGTCCATCGGGCTCGGAATTCTTGTAGGCATAATTCCGGGCTACGCACTTGTTCGAGTGTTTCAACGGTACGACTGGAAACCCCCTAAGCGTACTCTTCTCGTAGTTGCGGTGGCTATCCTGCTGACCTGGTTGGAACATGCTTTTCAAAAGACTGTGCCGATTGCATCGCTTCTCGGAGTGATGGCCATAGGATTCATTATCCTTGAGAAAGCGGAACCCATAGCCCACATCATTTCGCATAAACTCAAAACAGTGTGGGTGCTAGCGGAACTTCTTCTCTTCGTGCTTGTGGGCGCTCAGGTAAACATCCATGTGGCATGGCAGGCCGGTTTAACCGGGACTCTGGTAATCCTCGTAGGGCTGGTATTCCGCAGCGTTGGAACCTACGTTTCTCTTCTCGGCACTCCTCTCACTTGGAAAGAGAAGCTCTTCTGTGTTGTCGCTTACATTCCGAAAGCCACCGTCCAGGCTGCTATAGGTGCCGTTCCTCTGGCTGCGGGCGTCGCATCGGGAGATGTTATCCTCGCTGTGGCAGTCCTTTCGATCCTCATTACTGCTCCTTTAGGAGCAATAGGCATCAAAATTCTCGGAGACAGAATGCTCGATTACGAAGAGCGTCCGGTGTATCGATTCAAAGAGCTGAGAGGAGACCTGAAGCTTCCGAGAGTTGGAGAGAGAGTAAGAAACAAGATCGATGGCGCAGTATGGAAGATAATAGAAGAAAAAGAGAAATGGATAGAAGTTTCGCCAGAAAGGATTGGTTCGAAGAATGGAAAGCGGCTCCTTCCGGCTATCGAGCTACGATACTGGAAGGAGGATGCAAGTAATGCTCCCGGTACAGGCAAGACGTTGATCTATCGCTATAGTCAAGTCGACTTATCCTTCCAGGATCACTGGGAAGTCCTTTATGACTGGTGA
- the thiC gene encoding phosphomethylpyrimidine synthase ThiC, with protein sequence MNELLKQIAQEESVQELDLLTSFQNGRVAVFKAPPNGRALAVGENLRVKVNANIGTSGDIADEDFELKKLEAALSAGTDTVMDLSTGGNLRAVRRKIVEASSVPVGSVPIYEAIVDAARRRGAADSMNPDEMLDAIRLHGEDGISFVTVHCGVTLSGLSQLQNNPRVCGIVSRGGSFLARWMRANKKENPLFERYDEVLDICKQYGMVLSLGDGLRPGAIADSMDQAQVDELVTIGQLFRRARQRGVQAIIEGPGHVTLDQIPAQVMMEKRLCDDAPFYLLGPLVTDIAPGFDHITSAIGAAVAAAAGADFLCYVTPSEHLGLPDADDVRIGVLAARISGHAGDLVRRRPGAREWDEKMSRARKDRNWGEQIRQAIDPGLALSIRRKTCPEDHETCTMCGDLCAYKADSLI encoded by the coding sequence TTGAACGAACTGCTCAAACAAATCGCTCAAGAAGAGAGCGTCCAAGAGTTGGATCTCCTGACCAGCTTTCAGAACGGACGAGTTGCCGTATTCAAGGCCCCTCCCAACGGCAGGGCCTTGGCAGTCGGTGAGAACCTTCGCGTAAAGGTGAACGCTAATATAGGCACTTCCGGTGACATTGCGGACGAGGATTTCGAGCTCAAAAAACTGGAAGCCGCTCTCAGTGCCGGCACAGACACGGTTATGGACCTTTCCACAGGTGGGAATCTGAGGGCTGTGCGTCGGAAGATTGTGGAGGCATCGTCGGTTCCAGTAGGTTCTGTTCCGATTTATGAGGCAATTGTGGACGCTGCTCGCCGGCGAGGGGCCGCCGATAGTATGAACCCGGACGAAATGTTGGATGCGATCCGGCTCCATGGCGAAGACGGCATAAGCTTTGTGACCGTCCACTGTGGCGTCACACTTTCGGGACTGTCTCAATTGCAGAACAATCCAAGAGTCTGCGGCATTGTGAGCAGAGGGGGGAGTTTCCTGGCACGGTGGATGCGGGCGAACAAAAAGGAAAACCCGCTCTTTGAACGATATGACGAGGTGCTGGACATCTGCAAACAATACGGAATGGTTCTTAGCCTCGGCGACGGTCTCAGACCGGGAGCAATCGCGGATTCAATGGATCAGGCCCAAGTAGATGAGCTGGTCACTATCGGGCAGCTGTTCCGTAGGGCGAGGCAAAGAGGAGTCCAGGCCATAATCGAAGGGCCGGGCCACGTCACTCTGGATCAGATTCCGGCGCAGGTGATGATGGAGAAGAGGCTATGCGATGATGCACCATTCTACCTGTTGGGACCTCTCGTGACTGACATTGCCCCCGGATTCGATCACATTACTTCAGCCATAGGAGCGGCCGTGGCGGCCGCTGCAGGAGCTGATTTCTTGTGCTACGTCACTCCGTCCGAACATCTCGGCCTTCCCGACGCGGACGACGTTCGTATCGGTGTTCTTGCCGCTCGTATATCCGGTCACGCTGGTGACCTGGTTCGGCGGCGCCCGGGTGCTCGGGAGTGGGATGAAAAAATGAGCCGGGCACGCAAAGACCGAAATTGGGGTGAACAGATACGCCAGGCCATAGACCCCGGTTTGGCCCTCAGCATCCGGAGGAAGACGTGCCCCGAGGATCACGAGACGTGCACGATGTGCGGTGATCTCTGCGCTTACAAGGCTGACTCCTTGATCTGA
- a CDS encoding SDR family NAD(P)-dependent oxidoreductase, protein MDLGLKGKVALVTGASQGIGKACALALAEEGCNLAVCARRRGPLEQAAEEMKAKGVEVLCVAADVTQPEDLKSFVSQAVQKFGRIDILVNNAGTGRLSDPMELTEEEFRYNMDLMLFAPIQCSRAVIPLMKTQGEGRIINISSIFGKQPGGLLDYDAIKAAVIMFTKDLSNYLAKDNILVNAVCPGPICTPLWEGPGALGDQLGQVLGTSGQEAIKWYAGQNIPLGHHGDAEDIANMVAFLASDRAKFVTGQAINVDGGMVKCTV, encoded by the coding sequence ATGGATCTAGGGTTAAAGGGCAAAGTGGCGTTGGTAACAGGAGCCAGCCAGGGCATCGGCAAAGCCTGCGCCCTGGCTTTGGCCGAGGAAGGTTGCAACTTGGCCGTCTGCGCCCGAAGAAGGGGGCCGCTGGAGCAGGCGGCTGAGGAGATGAAGGCCAAGGGAGTGGAAGTCCTTTGTGTAGCAGCAGATGTCACCCAACCGGAGGATCTCAAGAGTTTCGTCTCACAAGCCGTCCAGAAGTTTGGTCGTATTGACATCCTTGTCAATAATGCCGGCACGGGGCGGCTGAGCGACCCCATGGAATTAACTGAAGAGGAGTTCCGATACAACATGGATCTCATGCTGTTCGCACCCATCCAGTGTTCCAGGGCAGTGATTCCTCTCATGAAAACGCAGGGCGAAGGTCGCATCATCAACATTTCCTCCATATTTGGGAAGCAACCTGGAGGTCTGCTGGACTACGATGCCATCAAGGCAGCCGTGATCATGTTCACAAAAGACCTGAGCAACTACTTGGCAAAGGACAACATCCTCGTGAATGCTGTATGCCCGGGTCCTATCTGCACGCCGCTTTGGGAAGGCCCAGGGGCTTTGGGAGATCAACTGGGCCAAGTGCTAGGCACGTCAGGCCAGGAGGCAATCAAATGGTACGCCGGGCAAAACATCCCGCTTGGACACCACGGTGATGCCGAAGACATAGCCAACATGGTGGCATTCCTGGCATCTGATAGGGCTAAGTTCGTGACCGGCCAAGCGATAAATGTGGATGGTGGGATGGTGAAGTGCACGGTTTAA